A genomic segment from Drosophila miranda strain MSH22 chromosome 5, D.miranda_PacBio2.1, whole genome shotgun sequence encodes:
- the LOC108164483 gene encoding 40S ribosomal protein S3a, giving the protein MAVGKNKGLSKGGKKGGKKKVVDPFSRKDWYDVKAPNMFQTRQIGKTLVNRTQGQRIASDYLKGRVFEVSLADLQKDIDPERSFRKFRLIAEDVQDRNVLCNFHGMDLTTDKYRSMVKKWQTLIEAIVEAKTVDGYLLRVFCIGFTAKDQQSQRKTCYAQQSQVRKIRARMTDIITNEVSGADLKQLVNKLALDSIAKDIEKSCQRIYPLHDVYIRKVKVLKKPRFDVSKLLELHGDGGGKTTEAVVSAEGAVVDRPEGYEPPVQEAV; this is encoded by the exons ATGGCAGTCGGCAAAAATAAGGGTCTTTCCAAGGGAGGAAAAAAGGGTGGTAAGAAGAAGGTAGTAGACCCCTTCTCACGCAAGGACTGGTACGATGTCAAAGCACCGAATATGTTTCAAACCCGTCAAATCGGTAAAACGCTTGTCAACCGCACCCAGGGTCAAAGAATCGCCTCCGACTACTTGAAGGGCCGCGTGTTTGAAGTGTCTCTGGCTGACCTGCAAAAAGACATCGATCCTGAGCGTTCTTTCCGTAAGTTTCGTCTTATTGCTGAAGACGTACAGGACCGCAACGTTCTGTGCAACTTCCATGGCATGGATTTGACTACAGATAAATACAG GTCCATGGTGAAAAAGTGGCAAACACTTATCGAGGCCATCGTAGAGGCCAAAACTGTTGATGGCTATCTGTTGCGTGTGTTCTGCATTGGATTTACTGCAAAGGACCAGCAGTCTCAGCGCAAAACTTGCTATGCGCAGCAGTCTCAGGTCCGTAAGATTCGGGCCCGTATGACTGACATCATTACTAATGAAGTCAGCGGTGCTGATCTGAAGCAGCTGGTTAACAAATTAGCTCTCGACTCAATTGCGAAAGATATCGAAAAGAGTTGTCAGCGTATCTATCCTTTACACGATGTTTACATCCGTAAAGTTAAGGTGTTGAAGAAGCCTCGTTTTGACGTATCCAAGCTTCTGGAGTTGCATGGTGATGGTGGCGGAAAAACTACAGAAGCCGTCGTATCTGCTGAAGGCGCCGTGGTCGACCGTCCTGAAGGTTACGAACCCCCCGTACAGGAGGCCGTCTGA